The Rhinolophus ferrumequinum isolate MPI-CBG mRhiFer1 chromosome 6, mRhiFer1_v1.p, whole genome shotgun sequence genome has a window encoding:
- the SALL2 gene encoding sal-like protein 2 isoform X2, with product MAHEALRSSLLGGPCGEPAELGGDASEEDHPQVCAKCCAQFTDPTEFLAHQNACSTDPPVMVIIGGQENPNNSSTSSEPRPEGHNSPQVMDAEHSNPPDSGSSVPTDPTWGPERRGEESAGHFLVAATGTAAGGGGGLILASPKLGATPLPPESTPAPPPPPPPPPPPGVGSGHLNIPLILEELRVLQQRQIHQMQMTEQICRQVLLLGSLGQTVGAPASPSELPGTGTASSTKPLLPLFSPIKPVQTGKTLAPSSSTSSSSGAETPKQAFFHLYHPLGSQHPFSAGGVGRSHKPTPAPSPALPGSTDQLIASPHLAFPGTTGLLAAQCLGAARGLEAAASPGLLKPKNGSGELGYGEVMGPLEKPGGRHKCRFCAKVFGSDSALQIHLRSHTGERPYKCNVCGNRFTTRGNLKVHFHRHREKYPHVQMNPHPVPEHLDYVITSSGLPYGMSVPPEKAEEEAAMPGGGVERKPLVASTTALSATESLTLLSTGAGTATAPALPAFNKFVLMKAVEPKSKADENTPPGTEASAISGVAESGTATRMQLSKLVTSLPSWALLTNHFKSTGSFPFPYVLEPLGTSPSETSKLQQLVEKIDRQGAVAVASTASGAPTTSAPAASSSASSGPNQCVICLRVLSCPRALRLHYGQHGGERPFKCKVCGRAFSTRGNLRAHFVGHKASPAARAQNSCPICQKKFTNAVTLQQHVRMHLGGQIPNGSTTFPEGGGAAQENGSEQSTVSGAGSFPQQPSQPSPEEELSEEEEEDEEEDEDVTDEDSLVGRGSESGGEKAISVRGDSEEASGAEEEVGTVVAAATAGKEMDSNEKAIQPPPLPPPPPPPPPPPPPDSLNQTPPVEQGGGDVAGGTEEGGKPQRSSSPTSAFALEGEGSSTTLVEELSMQEAMRKEPGEGSSRKACEVCGQTYPTQAALEEHQKIHPKEGPLLTCVFCRQGFLERATLKKHMLLAHHQVQPFAPHGPQNIAALSLVPGCSPSITSPGLSPFPRKDDPTIP from the exons ATGGCGCACGAAGCCTTGAGAAGCTCTCTTCTCGGGGGTCCCTGCGGGGAGCCGGCGGAGCTTGGAG GTGATGCTAGCGAGGAGGACCACCCCCAAGTCTGTGCCAAATGCTGCGCACAATTCACTGACCCAACTGAATTCCTCGCCCACCAGAATGCATGCTCTACTGACCCCCCTGTAATGGTGATAATTGGGGGCCAGGAGAACCCCAACAACTCTTCGACCTCTTCTGAACCCCGGCCTGAGGGCCACAACAGTCCCCAGGTCATGGACGCAGAGCACAGCAACCCCCCAGATTCTGGGTCCTCGGTGCCCACAGATCCCACCTGGGGCCCAGAGCGGAGAGGAGAGGAGTCTGCGGGGCATTTTCTGGTCGCTGCCACAGGTACAGcagctgggggaggtgggggcctGATCTTGGCCAGTCCCAAGCTGGGAGCAACCCCCTTACCTCCAGAATCCACCCCTGcaccccctcctcctccaccGCCACCTCCGCCCCCAGGTGTAGGCAGCGGCCACTTGAACATCCCTCTGATCTTGGAAGAGCTCCGGGTGCTGCAGCAGCGGCAGATCCATCAGATGCAGATGACTGAGCAAATCTGCCGGCAGGTACTGCTGCTTGGATCCTTAGGCCAGACAGTGGGCGCCCCTGCCAGTCCCTCAGAGTTACCTGGGACAGGGACTGCCTCCTCCACCAAGCCCCTGCTTCCCCTCTTCAGCCCTATCAAGCCTGTCCAAACTGGCAAGACACTGGcaccttcctcctccacctcctcctcctcagggGCAGAAACACCCAAGCAGGCTTTCTTCCACCTTTATCATCCACTGGGGTCACAGCACCCTTTTTCTGCTGGAGGGGTTGGGCGAAGCCACAAGCCCacgcctgccccctccccagccctgccaggcAGCACAGATCAGCTGATTGCCTCGCCTCATCTGGCATTCCCAGGCACCACGGGACTACTGGCAGCACAGTGTCTTGGGGCAGCCCGAGGCCTCGAGGCCGCTGCCTCCCCAGGGCTcctgaagccaaagaatggaagtGGTGAGCTGGGCTATGGGGAAGTGATGGGTCCCTTGGAGAAACCCGGTGGACGACACAAATGCCGCTTCTGTGCCAAAGTATTTGGCAGTGACAGTGCCCTGCAGATCCACCTGCGTTCACACACAGGTGAGAGGCCCTATAAATGTAATGTCTGTGGCAACCGCTTTACCACCCGCGGCAACCTCAAAGTGCATTTCCACCGTCATCGTGAGAAGTACCCACACGTGCAGATGAATCCTCACCCGGTGCCAGAGCACCTAGACTACGTCATCACCAGCAGCGGCCTGCCTTATGGTATGTCTGTGCCACCAGAGAAAGCTGAGGAGGAGGCAGCCATGCCAGGTGGAGGTGTGGAACGCAAGCCTCTGGTGGCCTCCACCACAGCACTCAGTGCCACAGAAAGCCTGACACTACTCTCCACTGGTGCAGGCACAGCCACAGCTCCTGCGCTCCCTGCTTTCAATAAGTTTGTGCTCATGAAAGCAGTAGAGCCAAAGAGTAAAGCTGATGAAAATACCCCTCCAGGGACTGAGGCCTCCGCCATCTCCGGGGTAGCAGAAAGTGGCACAGCAACCCGCATGCAGCTAAGTAAGCTGGTAACTTCACTACCCAGCTGGGCACTGCTTACCAACCACTTTAAATCCACTGGGAGCTTCCCCTTCCCCTATGTGCTAGAGCCCTTGGGGACCTCACCCTCTGAGACATCAAAGCTACAGCAACTGGTAGAAAAGATTGACCGACAGGGAGCTGTGGCAGTGGCCTCTACTGCCTCAGGAGCCCCCACCACCTCTGCCCCTGCAGCTTCATCCTCAGCCTCATCCGGACCTAACCAGTGTGTCATCTGCCTCCGGGTGCTAAGCTGTCCTCGAGCACTGCGCCTGCATTATGGCCAACATGGAGGTGAGCGGCCCTTCAAATGCAAAGTGTGTGGCAGAGCCTTCTCCACACGAGGCAATCTGCGTGCACATTTTGTGGGCCACAAGGCCAGCCCAGCTGCCCGGGCTCAGAACTCCTGCCCCATCTGCCAGAAGAAGTTCACCAACGCTGTTACTCTGCAGCAGCATGTTCGGATGCACCTGGGGGGCCAAATCCCCAACGGTAGTACCACATTCCCCGAAGGCGGGGGAGCTGCCCAGGAGAATGGCTCTGAGCAGTCTACAGTCTCTGGAGCAGGGAGTTTCCCTCAGCAGCCATCCCAGCCATCCCCAGAAGAGGAATTGtctgaagaggaggaagaggacgagGAAGAAGACGAAGATGTAACCGATGAAGATTCTCTGGTAGGAAGAGGTTCAGAGAGTGGAGGTGAGAAGGCAATATCAGTGCGAGGTGATTCGGAAGAAGCATCTGGggcagaggaggaagtggggacAGTGGTGGCAGCAGCCACAGCTGGGAAGGAGATGGACAGTAATGAGAAAGCAATTCAACCACCTCCTttgccaccgccaccgccaccaccgccgccaccaccaccacctgacAGCCTGAATCAAACACCGCCAGTGGAGCAGGGAGGCGGTGATGTTGCAGGAGGCACAGAAGAGGGGGGCAAACCACAGAGGAGCTCAAGCCCAACGTCAGCATTTGCCCTTGAAGGCGAAGGCAGCAGCACCACCTTGGTGGAGGAGCTGAGCATGCAGGAAGCAATGAGAAAGGAGCCAGGAGAGGGCAGTAGCAGAAAGGCCTGTGAAGTGTGTGGCCAGACCTATCCCACCCAGGCAGCTCTGGAAGAACATCAGAAGATCCACCCCAAGGAGGGACCACTCCTCACTTGTGTTTTCTGCAGGCAGGGTTTTCTCGAGCGGGCTACCCTCAAGAAGCATATGCTGCTGGCTCACCACCAGGTACAGCCCTTTGCCCCCCACGGCCCTCAGAATATTGCTGCTCTTTCCTTGGTCCCAGGCTGTTCACCCTCCATCACTTCCCCAGGGCTCTccccgtttccccgaaaagatGACCCTACAATTCCATGA
- the SALL2 gene encoding sal-like protein 2 isoform X4: protein MSRRKQRKPQQLISDCEGPSASENGDASEEDHPQVCAKCCAQFTDPTEFLAHQNACSTDPPVMVIIGGQENPNNSSTSSEPRPEGHNSPQVMDAEHSNPPDSGSSVPTDPTWGPERRGEESAGHFLVAATGVGSGHLNIPLILEELRVLQQRQIHQMQMTEQICRQVLLLGSLGQTVGAPASPSELPGTGTASSTKPLLPLFSPIKPVQTGKTLAPSSSTSSSSGAETPKQAFFHLYHPLGSQHPFSAGGVGRSHKPTPAPSPALPGSTDQLIASPHLAFPGTTGLLAAQCLGAARGLEAAASPGLLKPKNGSGELGYGEVMGPLEKPGGRHKCRFCAKVFGSDSALQIHLRSHTGERPYKCNVCGNRFTTRGNLKVHFHRHREKYPHVQMNPHPVPEHLDYVITSSGLPYGMSVPPEKAEEEAAMPGGGVERKPLVASTTALSATESLTLLSTGAGTATAPALPAFNKFVLMKAVEPKSKADENTPPGTEASAISGVAESGTATRMQLSKLVTSLPSWALLTNHFKSTGSFPFPYVLEPLGTSPSETSKLQQLVEKIDRQGAVAVASTASGAPTTSAPAASSSASSGPNQCVICLRVLSCPRALRLHYGQHGGERPFKCKVCGRAFSTRGNLRAHFVGHKASPAARAQNSCPICQKKFTNAVTLQQHVRMHLGGQIPNGSTTFPEGGGAAQENGSEQSTVSGAGSFPQQPSQPSPEEELSEEEEEDEEEDEDVTDEDSLVGRGSESGGEKAISVRGDSEEASGAEEEVGTVVAAATAGKEMDSNEKAIQPPPLPPPPPPPPPPPPPDSLNQTPPVEQGGGDVAGGTEEGGKPQRSSSPTSAFALEGEGSSTTLVEELSMQEAMRKEPGEGSSRKACEVCGQTYPTQAALEEHQKIHPKEGPLLTCVFCRQGFLERATLKKHMLLAHHQVQPFAPHGPQNIAALSLVPGCSPSITSPGLSPFPRKDDPTIP, encoded by the exons GTGATGCTAGCGAGGAGGACCACCCCCAAGTCTGTGCCAAATGCTGCGCACAATTCACTGACCCAACTGAATTCCTCGCCCACCAGAATGCATGCTCTACTGACCCCCCTGTAATGGTGATAATTGGGGGCCAGGAGAACCCCAACAACTCTTCGACCTCTTCTGAACCCCGGCCTGAGGGCCACAACAGTCCCCAGGTCATGGACGCAGAGCACAGCAACCCCCCAGATTCTGGGTCCTCGGTGCCCACAGATCCCACCTGGGGCCCAGAGCGGAGAGGAGAGGAGTCTGCGGGGCATTTTCTGGTCGCTGCCACAG GTGTAGGCAGCGGCCACTTGAACATCCCTCTGATCTTGGAAGAGCTCCGGGTGCTGCAGCAGCGGCAGATCCATCAGATGCAGATGACTGAGCAAATCTGCCGGCAGGTACTGCTGCTTGGATCCTTAGGCCAGACAGTGGGCGCCCCTGCCAGTCCCTCAGAGTTACCTGGGACAGGGACTGCCTCCTCCACCAAGCCCCTGCTTCCCCTCTTCAGCCCTATCAAGCCTGTCCAAACTGGCAAGACACTGGcaccttcctcctccacctcctcctcctcagggGCAGAAACACCCAAGCAGGCTTTCTTCCACCTTTATCATCCACTGGGGTCACAGCACCCTTTTTCTGCTGGAGGGGTTGGGCGAAGCCACAAGCCCacgcctgccccctccccagccctgccaggcAGCACAGATCAGCTGATTGCCTCGCCTCATCTGGCATTCCCAGGCACCACGGGACTACTGGCAGCACAGTGTCTTGGGGCAGCCCGAGGCCTCGAGGCCGCTGCCTCCCCAGGGCTcctgaagccaaagaatggaagtGGTGAGCTGGGCTATGGGGAAGTGATGGGTCCCTTGGAGAAACCCGGTGGACGACACAAATGCCGCTTCTGTGCCAAAGTATTTGGCAGTGACAGTGCCCTGCAGATCCACCTGCGTTCACACACAGGTGAGAGGCCCTATAAATGTAATGTCTGTGGCAACCGCTTTACCACCCGCGGCAACCTCAAAGTGCATTTCCACCGTCATCGTGAGAAGTACCCACACGTGCAGATGAATCCTCACCCGGTGCCAGAGCACCTAGACTACGTCATCACCAGCAGCGGCCTGCCTTATGGTATGTCTGTGCCACCAGAGAAAGCTGAGGAGGAGGCAGCCATGCCAGGTGGAGGTGTGGAACGCAAGCCTCTGGTGGCCTCCACCACAGCACTCAGTGCCACAGAAAGCCTGACACTACTCTCCACTGGTGCAGGCACAGCCACAGCTCCTGCGCTCCCTGCTTTCAATAAGTTTGTGCTCATGAAAGCAGTAGAGCCAAAGAGTAAAGCTGATGAAAATACCCCTCCAGGGACTGAGGCCTCCGCCATCTCCGGGGTAGCAGAAAGTGGCACAGCAACCCGCATGCAGCTAAGTAAGCTGGTAACTTCACTACCCAGCTGGGCACTGCTTACCAACCACTTTAAATCCACTGGGAGCTTCCCCTTCCCCTATGTGCTAGAGCCCTTGGGGACCTCACCCTCTGAGACATCAAAGCTACAGCAACTGGTAGAAAAGATTGACCGACAGGGAGCTGTGGCAGTGGCCTCTACTGCCTCAGGAGCCCCCACCACCTCTGCCCCTGCAGCTTCATCCTCAGCCTCATCCGGACCTAACCAGTGTGTCATCTGCCTCCGGGTGCTAAGCTGTCCTCGAGCACTGCGCCTGCATTATGGCCAACATGGAGGTGAGCGGCCCTTCAAATGCAAAGTGTGTGGCAGAGCCTTCTCCACACGAGGCAATCTGCGTGCACATTTTGTGGGCCACAAGGCCAGCCCAGCTGCCCGGGCTCAGAACTCCTGCCCCATCTGCCAGAAGAAGTTCACCAACGCTGTTACTCTGCAGCAGCATGTTCGGATGCACCTGGGGGGCCAAATCCCCAACGGTAGTACCACATTCCCCGAAGGCGGGGGAGCTGCCCAGGAGAATGGCTCTGAGCAGTCTACAGTCTCTGGAGCAGGGAGTTTCCCTCAGCAGCCATCCCAGCCATCCCCAGAAGAGGAATTGtctgaagaggaggaagaggacgagGAAGAAGACGAAGATGTAACCGATGAAGATTCTCTGGTAGGAAGAGGTTCAGAGAGTGGAGGTGAGAAGGCAATATCAGTGCGAGGTGATTCGGAAGAAGCATCTGGggcagaggaggaagtggggacAGTGGTGGCAGCAGCCACAGCTGGGAAGGAGATGGACAGTAATGAGAAAGCAATTCAACCACCTCCTttgccaccgccaccgccaccaccgccgccaccaccaccacctgacAGCCTGAATCAAACACCGCCAGTGGAGCAGGGAGGCGGTGATGTTGCAGGAGGCACAGAAGAGGGGGGCAAACCACAGAGGAGCTCAAGCCCAACGTCAGCATTTGCCCTTGAAGGCGAAGGCAGCAGCACCACCTTGGTGGAGGAGCTGAGCATGCAGGAAGCAATGAGAAAGGAGCCAGGAGAGGGCAGTAGCAGAAAGGCCTGTGAAGTGTGTGGCCAGACCTATCCCACCCAGGCAGCTCTGGAAGAACATCAGAAGATCCACCCCAAGGAGGGACCACTCCTCACTTGTGTTTTCTGCAGGCAGGGTTTTCTCGAGCGGGCTACCCTCAAGAAGCATATGCTGCTGGCTCACCACCAGGTACAGCCCTTTGCCCCCCACGGCCCTCAGAATATTGCTGCTCTTTCCTTGGTCCCAGGCTGTTCACCCTCCATCACTTCCCCAGGGCTCTccccgtttccccgaaaagatGACCCTACAATTCCATGA